In Sphaerospermopsis torques-reginae ITEP-024, the genomic window TTTAGTCCTTGTCCAAGGCGAATTAATGCAGGATGTGTTGCACTCATATTTTTATGGATAACGTAAGTTGCTAATCAAGAAATAGGAGTCAGGAGTCAGAATTTTTGATAGATCAGTAGATTATCAAATCTTGAGTTAAAGATTAATTTTTAGATGTTAGATTTTGAATTTTGATTTTTCCGTAGGCTTTGCCATTTCTCTAACCAGCTTATCAGGTCTTGTTCACTGATACGGTGTTTTTTTATTTGTAGTTTTAAGACTGCTTCCAGTTCTGCTGGATTTTTACCTGTGTGATCTTGCCAAACTTTGAGTAAAACTTCATTTTCTACAGGTATTTGACCTAATCCTAATACTTTTTGTAGTTGCAGTTGTTCTTCTTTACCTATCATTTCCAGAACAAAATCGCTAGATTCTGCTTTTTGTAAAACTCCTGCTAATGCTTGTATGTAAGCCTGACTGTTATCTATAACTAGTGTATCCAAAGTTACGGGTTTACCAAAGCGGCGATTTTCAGACCAAATTAGCACTAATAACAGTAAAACTACTTGCACTAATGCTGGAAATAAAGGAGTTTTCGCCAAGTAACTTAATAAATCGCCTTCTCGTTCTTTCTCTCTAATATCAGAATCTTTGTAACCGTGGATATACTCGTCTATAAGTATTTTTTGTTTACCTTTGGTAACTAAATCCGCTAAGTATACAAAATTAGCTTCGTCTTGATAAGCATTGGCGGCTAAATGGGGAGTGGTAGCAAAAATGACTTTGCCTTTGCCATATTTCTCTTCCCAGACTACAGCACCATAGCGATCGCCCAACAAAACTTGTTCTAACTCTTGTTCTGACTGAGATTTTTGATATCTTCTGCTAGTGTCAATCTTAACATCACCCAAAGCTGATTTTTGATTGCTGCTAAATTCTGCTGCTGTTGGTGGTTTTTTTACGCCCAAAATTATTAAGGTATTACCTTTTTTTACCCATTCAATTTGTTGTGGATATAACATTGGGTTTCTTAAAGTGCTGTTCACCTGTAGTAAAGTTAAAGGGTTGGTTTGCGCCTCAATATCACTAAAAGGCTTTTGCCAACGTTGGATATTTGTTCCTTGAGATTGCATAAAAGCATACCAAGCACCATAACCTTCAGGTGCGCGATTATAACTAGAACCACTATTGATTTTACTGCTAGGAGCAACTGTTATGCTAAGTAAAATTATGGATGCTAGAGCGATCGCACCTAGCCAAATAATGCGGTTACGGCGTTTCATATTTTTAGGTGACTGGGGACTGGTGACTGGTGACTGGGTAAAAATAACTAATAACTAATAACTAATGACTAATGACTAATAACTAATTATGAATTAAAAAGTTCTTGATAGGCTTGACGACACTGTTGATAATTTTCTGCCAAAATTTCATTATTACCAAAACATAATTGTTCATGGGTGGTAATTAAGGTTTCATAAGGTTGAACAGGAGTTACACTAGAAGTTACTAATTGCAGATATTCGCCGTCTGTGCGGCTAGGTTGTTGAGGTGCGATCGCTTTTTCATGCAATTGCTGTAACATCGCTAAATATAGATAACGGCAAGCTTCCCGGTAGTTACCCTGTTGGTGAAATTCCTGGGCTTTAGTTAACAACAAGCTGATAGATAACTCATTAGCTTGATTTTTATTCTGGGAAATAAAGCCATGATCAAATCTTGCCAGCCAAGCATAAATGTAAGGATTAAATTCTTGCCATAAACGCCAAATTACCCAAACGACAAATAAACCCAGTATCAGCCAAAATAGAATTTTTAGTAATTCAGCTACCCAAGGACTAATTGACCAACCAGGAGGTAATTCTGGCAGGGTTTTTTGAAAGCGGGAAAATTGGTATTCCAACCATTCTCCTACTTGTTCCTGAAATAAATAAAACTGCCAACCCCAGTTTGTTTTTTCAAAAGCATCAGTGTTCATAATTCGTAATTCGTAATTCGTAATTGTTAATTTTCTCACCTGCCTCCTGCCTCCTGCCTCCAATGCCACAGTAAAATTATACCTATC contains:
- a CDS encoding DUF4350 domain-containing protein, whose amino-acid sequence is MKRRNRIIWLGAIALASIILLSITVAPSSKINSGSSYNRAPEGYGAWYAFMQSQGTNIQRWQKPFSDIEAQTNPLTLLQVNSTLRNPMLYPQQIEWVKKGNTLIILGVKKPPTAAEFSSNQKSALGDVKIDTSRRYQKSQSEQELEQVLLGDRYGAVVWEEKYGKGKVIFATTPHLAANAYQDEANFVYLADLVTKGKQKILIDEYIHGYKDSDIREKEREGDLLSYLAKTPLFPALVQVVLLLLVLIWSENRRFGKPVTLDTLVIDNSQAYIQALAGVLQKAESSDFVLEMIGKEEQLQLQKVLGLGQIPVENEVLLKVWQDHTGKNPAELEAVLKLQIKKHRISEQDLISWLEKWQSLRKNQNSKSNI
- a CDS encoding DUF4129 domain-containing protein is translated as MNTDAFEKTNWGWQFYLFQEQVGEWLEYQFSRFQKTLPELPPGWSISPWVAELLKILFWLILGLFVVWVIWRLWQEFNPYIYAWLARFDHGFISQNKNQANELSISLLLTKAQEFHQQGNYREACRYLYLAMLQQLHEKAIAPQQPSRTDGEYLQLVTSSVTPVQPYETLITTHEQLCFGNNEILAENYQQCRQAYQELFNS